In Streptomyces sp. P3, one DNA window encodes the following:
- a CDS encoding acyl-CoA dehydrogenase family protein — MTDAAELQRRTAQLLADHPPATTGRTDFLEARFDAGLAWVHYPEGLGGLGAPRSLQAVVDAELEAAGAPDNDPRRIGIGLGMAAPTILKYGTDEQKQRFLRPLWTGEEVWCQLFSEPGAGSDLAALGTRAVREAGGDWVVNGQKVWTSSAHVARWAILIARTDPDVPKHAGITYFLCDMTDPGVEVRPLRQITGEAEFNEVFLTGVRIPDARRLGEVGEGWRVAQTTLNNERVAIGGMRLPREGGMIGPIARTWRERPELRTHDLHQRLLKLWVEAEVARLTGERLRQQLASGQPGPEGAGMKLAFARLNQEISGLEVELRGEEGLLYDDWTMRRPELVDFTGRDAGYRYLRSKGNSIEGGTSEVLLNIVAERVLGLPSEPRTDKDVAWKDLAR, encoded by the coding sequence ATGACCGACGCAGCCGAACTCCAGCGCCGCACAGCCCAGTTGCTGGCAGACCACCCGCCCGCCACGACCGGCCGGACGGACTTCCTCGAGGCCCGCTTCGACGCGGGCCTCGCCTGGGTGCACTACCCGGAGGGCCTCGGCGGCCTCGGCGCCCCCCGCTCCCTCCAGGCCGTCGTCGACGCCGAGCTGGAGGCCGCGGGCGCCCCCGACAACGACCCCCGGCGCATCGGTATCGGCCTAGGCATGGCCGCGCCGACGATCCTCAAGTACGGCACCGACGAACAGAAGCAGCGGTTCCTGCGGCCGCTGTGGACGGGCGAGGAGGTCTGGTGCCAGCTGTTCAGCGAGCCGGGCGCCGGCTCCGACCTGGCCGCACTGGGCACGCGTGCCGTCCGTGAGGCCGGCGGTGACTGGGTCGTCAACGGGCAGAAGGTGTGGACCTCCAGCGCCCACGTCGCCCGCTGGGCCATCCTCATCGCCCGCACCGACCCGGACGTGCCCAAGCACGCGGGCATCACCTACTTCCTCTGCGACATGACGGACCCGGGCGTCGAGGTCCGGCCGCTGCGCCAGATCACCGGCGAAGCCGAGTTCAACGAGGTCTTCCTCACCGGCGTGCGCATCCCCGACGCCCGCCGCCTCGGCGAGGTCGGCGAGGGCTGGCGGGTCGCGCAGACCACGCTGAACAACGAACGCGTCGCCATCGGCGGCATGCGGCTGCCCCGCGAGGGCGGCATGATCGGCCCGATCGCCAGGACGTGGCGCGAACGGCCCGAACTGCGCACCCACGACCTGCACCAGCGGCTGCTGAAGCTGTGGGTGGAGGCCGAGGTGGCCCGCCTCACCGGCGAACGCCTGCGCCAGCAGCTCGCGTCCGGCCAGCCCGGCCCCGAGGGCGCCGGCATGAAGCTCGCCTTCGCCCGCCTCAACCAGGAGATCAGCGGCCTGGAGGTGGAACTGCGCGGCGAGGAGGGCCTGTTGTACGACGACTGGACGATGCGCCGCCCGGAGCTCGTGGACTTCACCGGCCGTGACGCGGGGTACCGCTACCTGCGCTCCAAGGGCAACAGCATTGAGGGCGGGACCAGCGAGGTCCTGCTGAACATCGTCGCCGAGCGCGTCCTGGGCCTGCCGTCCGAGCCGCGCACCGACAAGGACGTCGCCTGGAAGGACCTCGCCCGATGA
- a CDS encoding acyl-CoA dehydrogenase family protein, protein MTDLLYSEEEEALRSAVRDLLTDRLDPAGVIARTESDAPHDVSLWKTLTGDMGLAGLLIPEELDGQGATHREAAVVLEELGRTVAPVPYLTSAVVATEALLACGADDLLVRLASATTVAALAVGLHTAPGAAFPAVRLENGLLSGELTGIADAVAADLLLVPADDGGLYAVQASSVTVTSQVSFDLTRPLATVTLAGTPAGARLGDAGPAVRRALRAGAGLLASEQLGLAEWALTETVRYLKERKQFNRSVGGFQALKHRLAQLWLEVVNLRAGARAAADALANGEDADLATAVAQAYAAPVAVRAAEEALQLHAGIGMTWEHPVHLCLKRAKADSIAYGTAGAHRTAVAELVDLRAP, encoded by the coding sequence ATGACCGATCTTCTCTACTCCGAAGAGGAGGAGGCGCTGCGGTCGGCGGTCCGGGACCTGCTGACCGACCGCCTGGACCCGGCCGGCGTCATCGCGCGGACCGAGTCGGACGCCCCGCACGACGTCTCCCTGTGGAAGACCCTCACCGGCGACATGGGCCTCGCCGGCCTGCTGATCCCGGAGGAGCTGGACGGACAGGGCGCCACCCACCGGGAGGCGGCCGTCGTCCTCGAGGAACTGGGGCGGACGGTCGCGCCCGTGCCCTACCTGACGAGCGCGGTGGTGGCCACCGAGGCGCTGCTCGCGTGCGGCGCCGACGACCTGCTCGTGCGGCTGGCGTCGGCGACCACGGTCGCAGCGCTCGCCGTGGGTCTGCACACCGCGCCCGGCGCCGCCTTCCCGGCCGTACGACTCGAGAACGGGCTGTTGTCCGGCGAGTTGACCGGCATCGCCGACGCCGTGGCCGCCGACCTGCTGCTGGTGCCCGCGGACGACGGAGGCCTGTACGCGGTCCAGGCCTCGTCCGTCACGGTCACCTCGCAGGTGTCGTTCGACCTCACCCGGCCCCTGGCGACCGTCACCCTCGCCGGGACGCCCGCCGGCGCCCGGCTCGGCGACGCCGGACCCGCCGTGCGGCGCGCTCTGCGCGCCGGTGCCGGACTGCTCGCCTCCGAGCAACTCGGTCTGGCCGAATGGGCGTTGACCGAGACCGTGCGCTACCTGAAGGAGCGCAAGCAGTTCAACCGGTCCGTCGGCGGCTTCCAGGCCCTCAAGCACCGACTGGCACAGCTGTGGCTGGAGGTCGTCAACCTCCGGGCCGGCGCCCGCGCCGCGGCCGACGCGCTGGCGAACGGCGAGGACGCCGACCTCGCGACGGCCGTCGCGCAGGCCTACGCGGCGCCAGTCGCCGTGCGCGCCGCCGAGGAGGCGCTGCAACTGCACGCCGGCATCGGTATGACCTGGGAGCACCCCGTCCACCTGTGCCTCAAGCGGGCCAAGGCCGACTCGATCGCCTACGGCACCGCGGGCGCGCACCGCACCGCCGTGGCCGAACTCGTCGACCTGCGGGCCCCCTGA
- a CDS encoding phosphodiester glycosidase family protein yields MAGATLAGAAPADAATWTRVAPGVTYRQYDLPAAAGTAHAHVLGVDLADSRVRLGLLYPGAMAARATVSSLAGRQRAVAGVNGDFFDITETQHPGVAATGASVGPAVAGARALKGAVPQAQRFGPAPPPGTDTRAVVGVGTDGRARLDSLTLRGSYTVEGRRMPLGGVNQYALPENSVGAFTAEWGGVSRRRATCGSDGARAAPCSTSTYEVTLKRGRVVSASVTPGSGAIAAGSTVLVGREAGAERLKRLGAGQRVAVRYALRSASRSVYRFAVGGFPVLSGGRPLAGLDASVSAVRTAVGIGDGGRRVFLFALDGAAPYRRGLTIAEVAVALRGLGATEGFSLDGGGSSTLVARPPGAAAGVTVRNHPSDGAERPVANGIGVFVSRPGATGHRRRSR; encoded by the coding sequence GTGGCCGGTGCGACGCTCGCCGGAGCGGCCCCGGCCGACGCCGCGACCTGGACCCGCGTGGCGCCCGGCGTGACGTACCGTCAGTACGATCTGCCCGCGGCCGCCGGGACGGCGCACGCGCACGTGCTCGGAGTCGACCTCGCCGACTCCCGGGTACGCCTCGGCCTGTTGTACCCGGGGGCGATGGCGGCCCGCGCGACCGTCTCCTCGCTGGCCGGCCGGCAGCGGGCGGTCGCCGGCGTCAACGGCGACTTCTTCGACATCACCGAGACGCAGCATCCGGGGGTCGCGGCGACCGGGGCGAGCGTCGGTCCGGCCGTCGCCGGCGCAAGGGCGCTGAAGGGCGCGGTCCCGCAGGCGCAGCGGTTCGGCCCCGCGCCGCCGCCGGGCACGGACACCAGGGCCGTGGTCGGCGTCGGCACCGACGGCAGGGCGCGGCTGGACAGTCTGACTCTCCGCGGTTCGTACACCGTCGAGGGCCGGCGCATGCCGCTGGGCGGCGTCAACCAGTACGCGCTGCCGGAGAACTCGGTCGGCGCGTTCACCGCGGAGTGGGGCGGCGTCTCGCGCCGGCGGGCCACCTGCGGCTCGGACGGCGCGCGTGCCGCGCCCTGCAGCACCAGCACCTACGAGGTGACCCTGAAGAGGGGCCGGGTCGTGTCGGCCTCGGTCACGCCCGGCAGCGGCGCTATCGCCGCCGGAAGCACGGTCCTCGTCGGACGGGAGGCGGGCGCCGAGCGTCTGAAGAGGCTCGGCGCGGGGCAACGGGTGGCGGTGCGCTACGCGCTGAGGTCCGCGTCGAGGTCGGTCTACCGTTTCGCCGTCGGCGGCTTTCCGGTGCTGTCGGGCGGCCGGCCGCTCGCCGGTCTCGACGCGTCGGTCTCCGCGGTGCGCACGGCCGTCGGTATCGGCGACGGCGGACGACGGGTGTTCCTGTTCGCGCTGGACGGCGCCGCCCCGTACCGCAGGGGGCTGACGATCGCCGAGGTCGCCGTCGCCCTCAGGGGCCTCGGCGCGACGGAGGGCTTCAGTCTGGACGGCGGCGGGTCCTCGACCCTGGTGGCCCGTCCCCCGGGCGCGGCCGCCGGGGTCACGGTGCGCAACCATCCGTCCGACGGGGCGGAGCGTCCGGTGGCGAACGGCATCGGGGTCTTCGTCAGCCGGCCCGGGGCCACCGGACACCGTCGGCGGTCCCGGTGA
- a CDS encoding NUDIX domain-containing protein, whose product MPHSDARGAREFVDPQPEGTPFDWGLPGSGPDEAFLGELTGRRVLDLGCGTARRAARLVRTHGAVVDAVDPAADVIGPARAGHGPLPGLRLFHSDLDAHLRTAEPYDTIYSAGGVPSGDLRRLLPSLATALVPGGTLCLAVPDGDPTPVGPTVPPAVQPKTPAPDAWETLLADHGLRVEETVTVRASGPADPPGYRLVRARRPLRVRARPRGGRPPAAHAALGVGAIVHGPRGLLLGRHRRGTWELPGGTVEPGESLRDTVVRELREETGLRAAPSDVRLLGTLLDEIGGLPRMTVGAVVTRWEGEPADQPGESVGDWRWHSLDRLPPSLFECSAQSLTAWRPDLPIDHAPAHFTPYGT is encoded by the coding sequence ATGCCCCACTCCGACGCCCGCGGCGCACGGGAGTTCGTGGACCCGCAGCCGGAAGGGACGCCGTTCGACTGGGGGTTGCCCGGCTCGGGACCCGACGAGGCGTTCCTGGGCGAGCTGACGGGGCGGCGCGTGCTGGATCTCGGCTGCGGCACGGCCCGTCGCGCCGCCCGGCTCGTGCGGACGCACGGCGCCGTCGTCGACGCCGTCGACCCGGCGGCGGACGTGATCGGGCCCGCCCGCGCCGGACACGGGCCCCTGCCCGGGCTGCGGCTCTTCCATTCCGACCTCGACGCCCATCTGCGGACCGCCGAGCCCTACGACACGATCTACTCGGCGGGCGGCGTCCCGTCCGGCGATCTGCGCCGGCTGCTGCCCTCGCTGGCGACCGCGCTCGTCCCCGGGGGGACCCTCTGCCTCGCCGTGCCGGACGGTGACCCGACGCCGGTCGGGCCCACGGTCCCCCCGGCGGTTCAGCCGAAGACGCCCGCCCCCGACGCGTGGGAGACGCTGCTCGCCGACCACGGGCTGCGCGTGGAGGAGACGGTCACGGTGCGCGCGTCCGGCCCCGCGGACCCGCCCGGATACCGCCTCGTGCGGGCCCGGCGTCCCCTGCGCGTGCGCGCCCGCCCCCGCGGCGGCCGGCCGCCCGCGGCGCACGCCGCGCTCGGCGTCGGCGCCATCGTCCACGGCCCCCGCGGACTGCTCCTGGGCCGCCACCGCAGGGGCACGTGGGAGCTGCCGGGCGGCACGGTGGAACCCGGCGAGTCCCTGCGGGACACGGTCGTGCGGGAGTTGCGCGAGGAGACCGGGCTACGGGCCGCCCCGTCGGACGTCCGGCTGCTGGGCACGCTCCTCGACGAGATCGGCGGCCTCCCGCGGATGACGGTCGGTGCCGTGGTGACCCGCTGGGAGGGTGAGCCGGCCGACCAGCCGGGCGAGAGCGTCGGCGACTGGCGCTGGCACTCCCTCGACCGCCTGCCGCCGTCCCTGTTCGAGTGCAGCGCCCAGTCCCTCACCGCATGGCGGCCGGACCTGCCGATCGACCACGCCCCGGCCCACTTCACGCCCTACGGCACTTGA
- a CDS encoding carboxymuconolactone decarboxylase family protein encodes MTARIFIDKQSPKAYHALVQTSEAVRATAAEAGLERTVVELVNLRVSQLNGCAFCLDVHTRAALRAGEDTRRLGVLAAWRDTGLFTPLERAALALAEATTLPADAAAQEAAYADARAELTDDQISAVIWVAVTINAFNRVSILSKHPVH; translated from the coding sequence ATGACCGCACGGATCTTCATCGACAAGCAGAGCCCCAAGGCCTACCACGCGCTGGTCCAGACGTCCGAGGCGGTGCGGGCGACCGCCGCCGAGGCCGGCCTGGAGCGCACCGTCGTGGAACTCGTCAACCTGCGCGTGTCCCAGCTCAACGGCTGCGCGTTCTGCCTCGACGTGCACACCAGGGCGGCGCTGCGCGCGGGTGAGGACACCCGGCGGCTTGGCGTCCTCGCGGCCTGGCGGGACACCGGCCTCTTCACCCCCCTGGAACGGGCGGCCCTGGCGCTTGCGGAGGCGACCACCCTGCCGGCCGACGCCGCCGCACAGGAGGCCGCCTACGCCGACGCCCGCGCGGAGCTCACCGACGACCAGATATCGGCGGTGATCTGGGTGGCGGTCACCATCAACGCCTTCAACCGTGTGTCCATCCTCAGCAAGCATCCCGTGCACTGA